Proteins from one Candidatus Saccharibacteria bacterium genomic window:
- a CDS encoding ABC transporter permease: MNNFKATLVDIQVMIWRSTMHILRNTDQLLGAFFQPIMFLVLFASVFGGSIEKALPEGISYINYLMAGIVVQTVAFGSTTTAIAVSNDMSKGIMDRFRSLPMSNIAVLSGHVVADLLRNAISTTVMIVAGFAIGFRPETDLVGWLQIALLLIIFTLAFSWLASIVGVISKSVEAVQWLTFVIIFPLTFASSAFTPTAGMGRYLRAFAENQPITQVVEAVRALILGQDPGDYYTKAIIWCLVCLVVAVPISARLFRRRTS; this comes from the coding sequence ATGAATAATTTCAAGGCAACATTAGTCGATATCCAGGTAATGATCTGGCGTAGTACTATGCATATCTTGCGTAATACCGATCAGCTCTTGGGTGCATTTTTCCAGCCAATTATGTTTTTGGTATTATTTGCTTCGGTGTTTGGTGGATCGATTGAGAAAGCCTTGCCAGAAGGTATTAGTTATATCAATTATTTGATGGCTGGTATTGTTGTCCAGACGGTAGCTTTTGGTTCTACTACTACAGCAATTGCAGTCTCCAATGATATGAGCAAGGGGATTATGGATAGATTTCGGTCACTACCGATGTCAAACATTGCAGTTTTGAGTGGGCATGTGGTGGCAGATCTCTTACGTAATGCGATTTCGACAACTGTGATGATCGTAGCTGGGTTTGCAATTGGTTTTCGGCCGGAGACAGACTTGGTTGGTTGGCTACAGATTGCTTTACTTTTGATCATTTTTACTCTGGCATTTTCTTGGTTGGCGTCTATAGTCGGTGTAATCTCCAAGAGTGTAGAGGCCGTACAGTGGCTAACATTTGTGATAATCTTTCCTTTGACTTTTGCTTCAAGTGCATTCACTCCTACAGCAGGTATGGGTCGGTATCTCAGGGCATTTGCTGAGAACCAACCAATTACTCAGGTGGTTGAAGCAGTCCGAGCACTGATTCTTGGTCAAGATCCGGGAGATTATTATACCAAGGCGATTATTTGGTGTTTGGTTTGCTTGGTAGTAGCAGTACCAATTTCGGCTAGATTATTTCGTAGACGTACTAGCTAG
- a CDS encoding ATP-binding cassette domain-containing protein, which translates to MQEIIKVRDLTKSYGDNQVLKGIDFEVNKGTMLALLGPNGAGKTTTVKILSTLLNPDQGEVTIAGIDLLRHPEQIRRVIGLTGQSAAVDELLTGSENLIMMGRLYQLNKEQSKQRAEQLLVDFDLVDAAKRKVKDYSGGMRRRLDLAISLIASPPIIFLDEPTTGLDPRSRQTMWQMIRSLLDSGTTILLTTQYLEEADQLADQIIVIGGGKVIAHGTPEQLKAKVGQDRLEIRLKNSEDFELVISVLEKYNPSQDQDKLTVGISIKGDGSDLKPILDLLEYARISPAGIEIHRPTLDDVFLLLTNGEEINE; encoded by the coding sequence ATGCAAGAAATTATCAAAGTACGAGATTTGACTAAATCTTATGGGGACAATCAAGTATTGAAGGGGATAGATTTTGAGGTCAATAAGGGGACAATGTTAGCGTTACTCGGACCAAATGGAGCGGGCAAGACTACTACGGTCAAGATTCTTTCTACTTTACTTAATCCAGATCAAGGAGAGGTGACAATTGCTGGCATTGATCTGTTAAGACACCCAGAACAAATACGCAGAGTAATAGGTCTGACAGGCCAATCAGCAGCTGTAGATGAGCTTTTGACCGGAAGCGAGAATTTGATAATGATGGGGAGGCTTTATCAGCTCAATAAGGAGCAGTCCAAGCAGAGAGCAGAACAGTTGCTGGTAGATTTTGATCTAGTAGATGCTGCAAAACGTAAGGTCAAAGATTATTCAGGTGGGATGAGAAGAAGGTTGGATCTAGCAATCAGCTTGATTGCTAGCCCACCAATTATCTTTCTTGATGAACCGACGACTGGGCTGGATCCTCGATCTCGCCAAACGATGTGGCAGATGATTAGATCACTTCTAGATTCTGGTACAACAATCTTGCTGACTACTCAATATCTTGAGGAAGCAGATCAGCTCGCAGACCAAATTATCGTGATCGGTGGAGGGAAGGTGATTGCCCATGGTACGCCTGAGCAGCTTAAGGCAAAAGTCGGTCAAGACAGACTAGAGATTAGACTCAAAAATAGCGAGGACTTTGAGTTGGTGATCAGTGTTCTTGAAAAATATAATCCGAGTCAAGATCAAGATAAATTGACTGTCGGGATATCAATTAAGGGGGATGGTAGTGACCTCAAGCCAATCCTAGATTTGCTCGAGTATGCTCGCATTAGTCCAGCTGGGATTGAAATCCATAGACCTACATTAGATGATGTATTCTTATTGCTTACCAATGGAGAAGAGATCAATGAATAA
- a CDS encoding DUF1295 domain-containing protein, with product MAIQLGFFVFASKYKTDKLTDLSYGLSFIALAFYSLINSDQISNYQVILMSMIAIWGIRISGYLLIRIIKTGKDARFDGIRENFWKFARFWLLQGFSVWVISLPATYLLSLDQPTNFNIYAIIGIIIWIKGISLETIADLQLYRFRFKLKPKPQPWIDSGVWHYSRHPNYFGEISLWWGIFVYGLSYYADAYWLTALGPIFITLLITMVSGIPILEKSANKQWGEDQKYQEYKNKTPILVPNFFKKS from the coding sequence ATGGCTATCCAGCTAGGTTTCTTTGTATTTGCCTCCAAATACAAAACCGACAAGTTGACAGACCTTTCATATGGACTAAGCTTCATTGCACTTGCTTTTTATAGCCTGATCAACAGTGATCAGATTTCAAACTACCAAGTAATACTCATGTCAATGATAGCTATCTGGGGAATTCGTATATCAGGCTATCTACTTATCAGGATTATTAAAACCGGCAAAGATGCTAGATTCGATGGAATCAGGGAAAACTTCTGGAAGTTTGCAAGATTTTGGCTACTCCAGGGCTTCAGTGTTTGGGTGATCAGTTTGCCAGCAACTTATTTATTAAGCCTAGACCAACCCACCAATTTCAACATTTATGCAATCATAGGTATTATAATCTGGATCAAGGGAATATCATTAGAGACCATTGCTGATCTTCAGTTATATAGATTTAGATTTAAACTCAAGCCTAAACCTCAACCCTGGATTGATTCTGGGGTTTGGCACTACTCTCGTCATCCCAACTATTTTGGAGAAATTTCACTATGGTGGGGTATATTTGTCTACGGACTAAGCTACTACGCTGACGCTTATTGGCTGACTGCACTAGGGCCAATATTTATTACCCTACTAATAACCATGGTTAGTGGCATACCAATCCTCGAAAAATCAGCCAACAAGCAATGGGGAGAGGATCAAAAATATCAAGAGTACAAAAATAAAACCCCAATACTAGTGCCAAACTTTTTTAAAAAATCCTAG